The Alkalidesulfovibrio alkalitolerans DSM 16529 genome has a window encoding:
- a CDS encoding ATP-binding protein, with translation MGSDRDVKAFGQRVRFLRKLEGITQAQLAERAGLSLEHLNKLERGAAAPSFKAICALARALVTEPANLLLFFSGDEQRDETGACAADVDWRKHVSIVGAWAENAQGLSCWTESLARLLGVSAKRIGANGFRIDEFFLPEDRERFRRIQEDIGQGISVAPEILRVRRADGETRLVVIVAEMVAGQGSEPVKTMGCLVDVTEPLHLERALRTTRDVLEHRVCERTEALDKTISKLNTEIVERERAHRSLRETEGRTRVILDALPLLVAQLDTSGRYLFVNKHYATYFGGTPEGIIGAESREIMGTEMFAKAEPFWRKCLDGERAIFEFAHEFPNGSRPVIYGQFIPARDERGRVTSVYTWGMDISERKFAEQALLRAKEEAEAASRAKSEFVASISHEIRNPLGGLLAMLQLAALESGEEERAEYLRSAMSASSDILQVLDDVLDLSRIEAHRLNVRSERFVPSETARAALALVVPEAQVKGLAVRERLSPALDAEFMGDAARLKQIFVNLLGNAVKYTERGEISFEGWVEESPQEGLRLAFSVTDTGPGMSPEVRQIVFEPFERGEQPRRRVLRGTGLGLSIVKRLLDLMSGSIEIESELGRGTTVRVSLPTAAAPARVARERPRASSAPMYAVAAEVPAVFAARGERNVLPLRILFVEDDALARVGLCRLLERRGHVVRPASNGKEALKALCAESFDVVLMDIELPDLDGVEIARRVRGGLTDGSDPSVPIIALSAHALHADREASLGAGMDAHLVKPVQVDQLLAAVDEVLAARGSGLKASVIKAGDPVDPD, from the coding sequence GTGGGTTCGGATAGGGATGTAAAGGCCTTCGGTCAGCGCGTACGCTTCCTGCGCAAGCTCGAAGGCATCACCCAGGCTCAGCTTGCGGAGCGAGCCGGGCTTTCGCTTGAGCACCTGAACAAGCTCGAGCGGGGGGCGGCGGCTCCGTCCTTCAAGGCAATCTGCGCCTTGGCGCGGGCGCTGGTCACCGAACCGGCGAACCTCTTGCTGTTTTTTTCCGGGGACGAGCAGCGCGACGAAACGGGCGCCTGCGCCGCCGACGTCGATTGGCGTAAGCATGTCTCCATCGTCGGGGCTTGGGCGGAAAACGCACAGGGGCTTTCCTGCTGGACAGAATCACTGGCCCGCTTGCTCGGCGTCTCCGCCAAGCGGATCGGGGCGAACGGATTCAGGATCGACGAATTCTTCCTGCCCGAGGACCGGGAGCGCTTCCGACGCATCCAGGAGGACATCGGGCAAGGCATCTCGGTGGCCCCGGAGATTCTGCGCGTGCGCCGCGCGGACGGCGAGACGCGTCTCGTGGTTATCGTGGCCGAGATGGTCGCGGGCCAGGGCTCCGAACCCGTCAAGACCATGGGCTGCCTTGTGGACGTGACCGAGCCCCTGCATCTCGAACGCGCTCTGCGCACGACCCGCGACGTGCTGGAGCATCGCGTCTGCGAGCGCACCGAGGCCCTGGACAAGACCATTTCGAAGCTCAACACGGAAATCGTGGAACGCGAGCGCGCCCACCGCTCCCTGCGTGAAACCGAGGGACGGACCCGCGTCATACTCGACGCGCTGCCGCTTCTCGTCGCCCAGTTGGACACATCCGGTCGCTACCTGTTTGTCAACAAGCACTACGCAACGTATTTCGGCGGAACACCTGAGGGGATCATCGGCGCGGAATCGCGCGAGATCATGGGGACGGAGATGTTCGCCAAGGCCGAACCCTTCTGGCGCAAATGCCTGGACGGCGAGCGGGCCATCTTCGAATTCGCGCACGAATTTCCCAACGGCTCTCGGCCCGTGATCTACGGGCAGTTCATCCCGGCTCGCGACGAGCGGGGCCGCGTGACCTCGGTGTACACCTGGGGCATGGATATCTCGGAGCGCAAGTTCGCCGAGCAGGCCCTCTTGCGCGCCAAGGAGGAGGCCGAGGCGGCAAGCCGGGCCAAAAGCGAGTTCGTGGCTTCCATCAGTCATGAGATCAGGAACCCCCTGGGCGGCCTATTGGCCATGCTCCAACTCGCGGCCCTGGAGAGCGGGGAGGAGGAGCGGGCCGAGTATCTGCGCTCCGCCATGAGCGCGTCGAGCGACATCTTGCAAGTGCTCGACGACGTGCTCGACCTTTCGCGCATCGAGGCGCACCGCCTGAACGTGCGCTCCGAACGCTTCGTCCCTTCCGAAACCGCGCGCGCGGCCCTGGCGTTGGTCGTCCCCGAGGCCCAGGTCAAGGGGCTTGCGGTCAGGGAACGTCTCTCGCCCGCGCTCGACGCGGAGTTCATGGGCGATGCCGCGCGGCTGAAGCAGATATTCGTCAACCTCCTGGGCAACGCGGTCAAATACACCGAACGAGGCGAGATATCGTTCGAGGGGTGGGTCGAGGAGTCTCCGCAAGAAGGCCTGCGGCTCGCTTTCTCCGTGACCGACACTGGTCCGGGCATGTCGCCCGAGGTCAGGCAGATCGTCTTCGAACCTTTTGAGCGCGGCGAACAACCGCGGCGCCGCGTGCTGCGCGGAACCGGGCTCGGGCTGTCCATAGTCAAACGCCTTTTGGACCTCATGTCCGGCAGTATCGAGATCGAGAGCGAACTGGGCCGGGGAACCACGGTGCGCGTGAGTCTGCCAACGGCGGCGGCCCCCGCGCGCGTTGCCCGCGAGAGGCCGCGCGCGTCGTCGGCTCCAATGTATGCCGTGGCGGCCGAGGTTCCGGCGGTTTTCGCCGCGCGTGGCGAAAGGAACGTTCTTCCGCTGCGCATTCTCTTCGTCGAGGACGACGCCTTGGCGCGGGTCGGCCTGTGCCGCCTTCTCGAACGCAGGGGGCACGTCGTGCGGCCCGCCTCCAACGGCAAGGAGGCTCTCAAGGCATTGTGCGCCGAATCCTTCGATGTCGTGCTCATGGACATCGAGTTGCCCGATCTCGACGGTGTGGAGATCGCCCGCAGGGTGCGCGGGGGACTCACCGACGGTAGTGATCCGAGCGTGCCCATCATCGCCCTTTCGGCCCACGCCCTGCACGCCGATCGCGAGGCTTCGCTCGGGGCGGGCATGGACGCGCATCTGGTCAAGCCCGTGCAGGTCGACCAGCTTCTTGCTGCCGTGGACGAGGTGCTCGCAGCGCGGGGCAGCGGCCTGAAAGCGTCCGTCATCAAGGCCGGGGATCCCGTCGATCCGGACTGA
- a CDS encoding D-sedoheptulose 7-phosphate isomerase — MSDQALSRVLGHARQGGDLREKFFAEYGQAVVDVARLMAVSLARGGKLLFCGNGGSAADAQHLAAEFVNRFELERPPLPALALTTDTSILTAVGNDYGFEQVFQKQVQALGHKGDVLVAISTSGNSENVVLALRAAREKEMVTIGLTGQGGGEMAQMCDCLLAVPHKRTCLVQEIHITVGHMVCDLVDYFLFEAVHELTPYLDPAAEV, encoded by the coding sequence ATGTCAGACCAAGCCCTTTCCCGCGTCCTCGGCCACGCCCGCCAGGGGGGCGACCTGCGCGAGAAGTTTTTCGCCGAATACGGTCAGGCCGTGGTCGACGTGGCCCGCCTCATGGCCGTCTCGCTCGCGCGCGGCGGCAAGCTTCTGTTCTGCGGCAACGGCGGCAGCGCGGCCGACGCGCAGCACCTGGCCGCCGAATTCGTCAACCGCTTCGAGTTGGAGCGGCCGCCCCTGCCCGCGCTGGCCTTGACCACCGACACTTCCATCCTTACCGCCGTGGGGAACGACTACGGCTTCGAGCAGGTCTTTCAGAAGCAGGTCCAGGCCCTGGGCCACAAGGGCGATGTGCTCGTGGCCATCTCCACCTCGGGGAACAGCGAGAACGTCGTCCTGGCGTTGCGCGCCGCCCGCGAAAAGGAGATGGTGACCATCGGCCTGACCGGCCAGGGCGGCGGCGAGATGGCCCAGATGTGCGACTGCCTGCTGGCGGTGCCCCACAAGCGCACCTGCCTCGTGCAGGAGATCCATATCACCGTGGGGCACATGGTCTGCGACCTGGTGGACTACTTCCTGTTCGAGGCCGTGCACGAACTGACGCCTTATCTCGATCCCGCTGCGGAGGTTTGA
- a CDS encoding FmdB family zinc ribbon protein: protein MPIYEFVCEKCGREFEELVFGDARPPCPACAASDTKKLMSRCRHKSGGAGGDFAPSMPSSGGSGCAGCSGGSCATCK from the coding sequence ATGCCCATATATGAATTCGTCTGCGAGAAGTGCGGCCGCGAGTTCGAGGAACTCGTTTTCGGTGACGCAAGGCCCCCTTGCCCGGCCTGCGCCGCGTCCGACACGAAAAAGCTCATGTCCCGCTGCCGCCACAAGTCTGGCGGGGCTGGCGGCGATTTCGCCCCGTCCATGCCGTCGTCCGGGGGCTCCGGCTGCGCCGGGTGTTCGGGCGGAAGCTGCGCCACCTGCAAGTAG
- the hemC gene encoding hydroxymethylbilane synthase, translated as MNKLVIATRGSMLALWQANHVKGLLEREHAGLSVELLVIKTQGDKILDVPLAKIGGKGLFVKEIEDALLDGRADLAVHSMKDVPTELPEGLVVGVTPPRERPTDTLCSVRYDGLAELPKGAKVGTASLRRQAQLLMKRPDLNIETLRGNLDTRMKKLLDGQYDAIVLATAGLSRLGVSAPKMEVLGPPDFLPAVAQGALGIEYRESDRKTAEMLAFLNDPASRTCVMAERGFLTALQGGCQVPIAGHAVLDGGRVRLEGLVADVHGVRVVRDEISGPADQAWSLGETLARRLLAAGAKVILDEIYAQG; from the coding sequence ATGAACAAGCTCGTCATCGCCACGCGGGGAAGCATGCTGGCCCTGTGGCAGGCCAACCACGTCAAGGGACTGCTTGAGCGGGAGCACGCCGGGCTCTCTGTGGAATTGCTGGTCATCAAGACCCAGGGCGACAAGATCCTGGACGTGCCCCTGGCCAAGATCGGCGGCAAGGGGCTGTTCGTGAAGGAGATCGAGGACGCCCTGCTCGACGGCCGCGCCGACCTGGCCGTGCACTCCATGAAGGACGTGCCCACGGAACTTCCCGAGGGCCTCGTGGTCGGCGTGACCCCGCCGCGCGAGCGGCCCACCGACACCTTGTGCTCGGTCAGGTACGATGGGCTCGCCGAACTGCCCAAGGGCGCCAAGGTCGGCACGGCCAGCCTCAGGCGTCAGGCCCAGTTGCTCATGAAGCGGCCAGACCTGAACATTGAGACGTTGCGCGGCAACCTGGACACGCGCATGAAAAAGCTCCTCGACGGGCAGTACGACGCCATCGTCCTGGCCACGGCCGGACTCTCGCGGCTGGGCGTGAGCGCGCCGAAGATGGAGGTGCTCGGTCCGCCGGACTTCCTGCCTGCCGTGGCCCAGGGGGCGCTGGGCATCGAATACCGTGAGTCCGACCGCAAGACGGCGGAAATGCTCGCCTTCCTGAACGATCCGGCCTCGCGCACCTGCGTCATGGCCGAGCGCGGCTTCCTGACCGCGTTGCAGGGCGGCTGCCAAGTGCCCATCGCGGGCCATGCGGTGCTCGACGGCGGCCGTGTGCGCCTCGAAGGCCTCGTGGCCGACGTGCATGGCGTGCGTGTGGTGCGCGACGAGATATCCGGCCCGGCCGATCAGGCCTGGAGCCTGGGCGAAACCCTGGCCAGGCGGCTGCTCGCGGCCGGAGCCAAGGTCATCCTCGACGAAATCTACGCCCAGGGTTAG
- a CDS encoding DMT family transporter, which translates to MASVSRVLRADGLLMLTAAIWGAAFVAQRVGMDHVGPMTFNGVRFALGALALLPFAMKSAGVAERPMAPDKALWAALAAGLVLFLGSSFQQWGMVYTTAGKGGFITGLYVILVPLLGLFFRQRPGVWSWFGAIMAVVGLYLLSVDGDMNMDWGDVLVLVSAFFWAGHVLVVGAVAPRLNAMRFACAQYAVCAALSLVAAFAMETPEIGGILDAGIPILYGGLMSVGVAYTLQVVAQRDAKPAHAAIILSLEGVFAALAGWALLGELIPARGLFGCGLMLAGMLAAQADEFRKPQA; encoded by the coding sequence ATGGCAAGCGTTTCCCGCGTCCTTCGGGCGGACGGTCTTCTGATGCTCACCGCGGCCATCTGGGGCGCGGCCTTCGTGGCCCAGCGCGTGGGCATGGACCACGTGGGCCCCATGACCTTCAACGGCGTGCGCTTCGCGCTCGGCGCGCTGGCGCTGCTGCCCTTCGCCATGAAGAGCGCGGGCGTGGCCGAGCGACCCATGGCCCCGGACAAGGCCCTGTGGGCGGCCCTGGCCGCCGGTCTGGTGCTCTTCCTCGGTTCGAGCTTCCAGCAATGGGGCATGGTCTACACCACGGCGGGCAAGGGCGGCTTCATCACGGGGCTTTACGTCATCCTGGTGCCGCTCCTGGGCCTGTTCTTCCGCCAGCGGCCGGGCGTGTGGTCCTGGTTTGGCGCGATCATGGCCGTCGTCGGCCTCTATCTGCTCTCCGTGGACGGCGACATGAACATGGACTGGGGCGACGTGCTGGTGCTCGTCAGCGCCTTCTTCTGGGCGGGGCACGTGCTCGTGGTCGGAGCGGTGGCCCCGCGTCTGAACGCCATGCGTTTCGCCTGTGCCCAATACGCGGTCTGCGCGGCCCTAAGCCTCGTGGCCGCCTTCGCCATGGAGACGCCCGAGATCGGCGGCATCCTCGACGCGGGCATCCCCATCCTCTACGGCGGCCTGATGTCCGTGGGCGTGGCCTACACGCTGCAAGTGGTGGCCCAGCGCGACGCCAAGCCCGCCCACGCGGCCATCATCCTGAGCCTGGAAGGCGTGTTCGCGGCCCTGGCCGGATGGGCGCTCCTGGGCGAGCTGATTCCCGCGCGCGGCCTCTTCGGCTGCGGCCTGATGCTTGCGGGCATGCTCGCGGCCCAGGCGGACGAATTCCGAAAACCCCAGGCCTGA
- a CDS encoding NAD(P)/FAD-dependent oxidoreductase — protein MPTSRTVKKHHDVIIVGGGPAGLFAAYHLAEHSDAKVLLIDKGKGPDKRRCPIAQQTYKDCIKCKPCHILAGVGGAGLFSDGKLNFIHILGKTDLTQFMSVDEAKALIDETETIFNRFGMDGPVYPTDMEAAKRIRQAARKAGMELLLIKQKHLGSDNLPGHIQGMHDHLVRKGVTFLTGVEVKDVIVASNRITGVSTTAGDLSCDNVILAPGRVGAEWVSGVARRLGLGLSQRGIEVGVRVEIHNDIASDITDIIYDPTFFVQTQKYDDQTRTFCTNRGGYVAMENYQDFVCVNGHAYMHKKSENTNFAFLSKAILTEPVTDNQAYGESIGRLATIIGGGKPILQRFGDLKRGRRSTWNRVRKGYIQPTLTDVTCGDIAMALPERIVTNLMEGLFKLDAVMPGVANDETLLYAPEIKFFATQLETDMDLRTTVQGMYVAGDGPGVAGNIVSAAATGLIPAKAIVAARKG, from the coding sequence GTGCCTACGTCGCGCACCGTGAAAAAACACCACGACGTCATCATCGTCGGCGGCGGCCCCGCCGGGCTCTTCGCCGCCTACCACCTTGCCGAACACTCGGACGCCAAGGTCCTGCTCATCGACAAGGGCAAGGGACCGGACAAGCGCCGCTGCCCCATCGCCCAGCAGACCTACAAGGACTGCATCAAGTGCAAGCCCTGCCACATCCTGGCGGGCGTGGGCGGCGCGGGCCTCTTCTCCGACGGCAAGCTCAACTTCATCCACATCCTGGGCAAGACCGACCTGACCCAGTTCATGAGCGTGGACGAGGCCAAGGCCCTCATCGACGAGACCGAGACCATCTTCAACCGCTTCGGCATGGACGGCCCGGTCTACCCCACGGACATGGAGGCTGCCAAGCGCATCCGCCAGGCCGCGCGCAAGGCGGGCATGGAGCTTTTGCTCATCAAGCAGAAGCACCTGGGCTCGGACAACTTGCCTGGGCACATCCAGGGGATGCACGATCATCTCGTACGCAAGGGCGTGACCTTCCTCACCGGCGTCGAGGTCAAGGACGTCATCGTCGCGTCGAACCGCATCACGGGCGTGAGCACCACGGCCGGGGATCTCTCTTGCGACAACGTCATCCTCGCGCCCGGCCGCGTCGGCGCGGAATGGGTCAGCGGCGTGGCCAGGCGGCTCGGCCTCGGGCTTTCGCAGCGCGGCATCGAGGTCGGCGTGCGTGTGGAGATCCACAACGACATCGCCAGCGACATCACAGACATCATCTACGACCCCACCTTCTTCGTGCAGACCCAGAAGTACGACGACCAGACCCGCACCTTCTGCACCAACCGGGGCGGCTACGTGGCCATGGAGAACTACCAGGACTTCGTCTGCGTGAACGGCCACGCCTACATGCACAAGAAGTCCGAGAACACCAACTTCGCCTTTCTCTCCAAGGCCATCCTCACCGAGCCCGTGACCGACAATCAGGCCTACGGCGAGTCCATCGGCCGCCTGGCCACCATCATCGGCGGCGGCAAGCCCATCCTGCAACGCTTCGGCGACCTCAAGCGCGGCCGCCGCTCCACCTGGAATCGGGTGCGCAAGGGCTACATTCAGCCGACCTTGACCGACGTGACCTGCGGCGACATCGCCATGGCCCTGCCCGAGCGCATCGTGACCAACCTCATGGAAGGCCTCTTCAAGCTCGACGCGGTCATGCCCGGCGTGGCCAACGACGAAACCCTGCTCTACGCGCCGGAGATCAAGTTCTTCGCCACCCAGTTGGAGACCGACATGGACTTGCGCACGACCGTGCAGGGCATGTATGTTGCCGGTGACGGGCCGGGCGTGGCGGGCAACATCGTCTCTGCCGCGGCTACGGGCCTTATCCCGGCCAAGGCCATTGTCGCGGCGAGAAAGGGCTGA
- a CDS encoding radical SAM protein, with protein sequence MNAITATPDASRHPCFNPKVKGECGRVHLPVAPACNIQCGYCNRKYDCVNESRPGVTSSILTPAQALAYMDKVLAREPRITVAGIAGPGDPFANAEATLETMRLIRAKHPHMLFCVSSNGLGVPEHLDAIAQAGITHMTITVNAVDPEIGQHFYRWARDGKVTYQGRAAAELLIARQLESIKGLKERGILVKVNTILTPGLNDGHIEEIAQTMAALGVDLLNIMALIPNAGTPFETQRAPTKAELDAAREAAGRHLPQMLHCKRCRADAVGLLGNDLSGEMAGCLSACAAIKEAVMDVSRPHVAVATMEGMLVNEHLGEALRFQVWTKKDDGGFALVDERPAPAPGGGPDRWYKLAALLVDCRAVLVSGIGDTPRTVLEEEGIVPVEMEGFIDEGLAAVYGGGDLTGLRSRRKGAACSVGCKGGGDGC encoded by the coding sequence ATGAACGCGATCACCGCGACCCCCGACGCAAGCCGCCACCCCTGCTTCAACCCCAAGGTCAAGGGCGAGTGCGGCCGCGTGCACCTGCCCGTGGCCCCGGCCTGCAACATCCAGTGCGGCTACTGTAATCGCAAGTACGACTGTGTGAACGAATCGCGGCCCGGCGTGACCTCCTCCATCCTCACGCCCGCCCAGGCCCTGGCCTACATGGACAAGGTGCTGGCACGCGAGCCGCGCATCACCGTGGCGGGCATCGCCGGGCCGGGCGATCCCTTCGCCAACGCCGAGGCCACCCTTGAAACCATGCGCCTGATCCGCGCCAAACATCCGCACATGCTCTTTTGCGTCTCCTCGAACGGCCTTGGCGTGCCCGAGCACCTCGACGCCATCGCACAGGCCGGGATCACGCACATGACCATCACGGTCAACGCCGTGGACCCCGAGATCGGCCAGCATTTCTACCGCTGGGCGCGCGACGGAAAGGTCACCTACCAGGGCCGCGCGGCCGCCGAACTGCTCATCGCCCGCCAACTGGAGTCCATCAAAGGGCTCAAGGAGCGCGGCATCTTGGTCAAGGTCAACACCATCCTCACGCCCGGCCTGAACGACGGCCACATCGAGGAGATCGCCCAGACCATGGCCGCGCTCGGCGTGGACCTTTTGAACATCATGGCATTGATCCCCAACGCGGGCACGCCCTTCGAGACGCAGCGCGCGCCCACCAAGGCCGAACTCGACGCCGCGCGCGAGGCCGCCGGCCGCCATCTGCCCCAGATGCTGCACTGCAAGCGCTGCCGCGCCGACGCCGTGGGACTTTTGGGCAACGATCTCTCGGGCGAGATGGCGGGCTGCTTGTCCGCCTGCGCCGCAATCAAGGAGGCGGTCATGGACGTATCGCGCCCGCACGTGGCCGTGGCCACCATGGAAGGCATGCTGGTCAACGAGCACCTGGGCGAGGCCCTGCGCTTTCAGGTCTGGACGAAGAAGGACGACGGCGGCTTCGCCCTGGTGGACGAACGGCCCGCGCCAGCTCCGGGCGGAGGCCCGGATCGCTGGTACAAGCTGGCCGCGCTTTTGGTGGACTGTCGCGCGGTGCTCGTCTCGGGCATCGGCGACACGCCGCGCACGGTGCTGGAAGAGGAAGGCATCGTGCCCGTGGAGATGGAAGGCTTCATCGACGAGGGACTCGCGGCCGTTTACGGCGGCGGCGATCTCACGGGCCTGCGCTCGCGCCGCAAGGGCGCGGCCTGTTCCGTAGGCTGCAAAGGCGGCGGCGACGGCTGCTAG
- a CDS encoding nitrogenase component 1 — protein MCKPLGAALAFMGIEGCVPFLHGSQGCATYMRRYVISHFREPVDIASSALGEKSAIHGGGPNLKLGLLNVMKKYGAGVIGVASTCLTETIGDDVSMLVKEFRKEFADLPLPEVVHVATPSYGGTQAEGFQAALRAVADQLAEDRRTSPQINVLPGFVSCEDIRHLKDVFEHFGLDAAILPDYSERLDAPAQADYVKISEGGLPVSRIKAMGGARASIEFGRTLDPAKTAGGLLAERFGVPLYSLGMPVGLRETDAFFAVLEELSGRAAPRRHELARGRLVDAYVDGHKYLSGKTAVIYGEEDMAVGLASFLAEIGVRPLLVASGGESGRLTRAVSEVTADILREPPEVRQGVDFYEIAARARELSPDLVIGNSKGYRVLARDLNVPLIRVGFPIHDRFGAQRVQHLGYAGAQVLFDRIVNAVIDRKQTDSDIGYGYI, from the coding sequence ATGTGCAAGCCCCTGGGCGCGGCCCTGGCCTTCATGGGCATCGAGGGCTGCGTGCCCTTCCTGCACGGCTCGCAGGGCTGCGCCACCTACATGCGGCGCTACGTTATCAGCCATTTCCGCGAGCCCGTGGACATCGCCTCCTCGGCCCTGGGCGAGAAGAGCGCCATCCACGGCGGCGGTCCGAACCTGAAGCTCGGTCTTCTGAACGTCATGAAGAAGTACGGGGCCGGGGTCATCGGCGTGGCCAGCACCTGCCTCACCGAGACCATCGGCGACGACGTCTCCATGCTCGTCAAAGAGTTCCGCAAGGAGTTCGCCGACCTGCCCCTGCCCGAGGTCGTGCACGTGGCCACGCCCTCCTACGGCGGCACCCAGGCCGAGGGATTCCAGGCCGCGCTGCGCGCCGTGGCGGACCAGCTCGCCGAGGACCGCAGGACCTCGCCCCAGATAAACGTCCTGCCCGGCTTCGTCTCCTGCGAGGACATCCGCCACCTGAAGGACGTCTTCGAGCATTTCGGCCTCGACGCGGCCATCCTGCCCGACTATTCCGAGCGCCTCGACGCCCCGGCCCAGGCCGACTACGTGAAGATCTCCGAGGGCGGCCTGCCCGTCTCGCGCATCAAGGCCATGGGCGGCGCGCGGGCGAGCATCGAGTTCGGCCGCACCCTCGATCCGGCCAAAACCGCCGGAGGCCTTCTGGCCGAGCGTTTCGGCGTGCCGCTTTATTCCCTTGGCATGCCCGTCGGCCTGCGCGAGACCGACGCCTTCTTCGCGGTCCTCGAAGAACTGAGCGGCCGCGCCGCGCCGCGCCGCCACGAGCTTGCCCGGGGTCGCCTCGTGGACGCCTACGTGGATGGCCACAAGTACCTCTCCGGCAAGACCGCCGTGATCTACGGCGAGGAGGACATGGCCGTGGGCCTGGCCTCGTTCCTGGCCGAGATCGGCGTGCGGCCGTTGCTCGTGGCCTCGGGCGGCGAATCCGGCCGTCTGACCAGGGCCGTGTCCGAAGTCACGGCCGACATCCTGCGCGAGCCGCCCGAGGTGCGCCAGGGCGTGGACTTCTACGAGATCGCGGCCCGCGCGCGCGAGCTCTCGCCCGATCTCGTCATCGGCAATTCCAAGGGCTACCGCGTCCTGGCGCGCGACCTGAACGTGCCGCTGATCCGCGTGGGCTTCCCCATCCACGACCGCTTCGGCGCGCAGCGCGTGCAGCATCTAGGCTACGCGGGCGCGCAGGTCCTCTTCGACCGCATCGTCAACGCCGTCATCGACAGGAAGCAGACCGACTCCGACATCGGATACGGCTACATCTAA
- the nifE gene encoding nitrogenase iron-molybdenum cofactor biosynthesis protein NifE — MQPVIFEQRTDQIRRTATGEDFAIACNRDSLAGAVSQRACVFCGSRVVLYPIADALHLVHGPIGCAAYTWDIRGALSSGPELHRLSFSTDLREKDVIFGGEKKLEAALNELIDRHEPKAAFVYSTCIVGIIGDDLQAVCKKVAAQKGIPVIPVMSEGFKGNKRAGYEAACQAMMRLVGTGDVSGIPPMSINILGDFNLAGEIWIIKEYYERMGVRVVATITGDGRVDDLRRAHGAALNVVQCSGATMDLARMMQSEHGTPFLRASYFGIEDMSKALYDVARFFKDQDPGMMERTAALVQEELAVLLPELKKIRADLEGRTAAIYVGGAFKAFSLVKSFRHLGMRVAVVGSQTGTEEDYKELAAITDEGTIIVDDSNPLELSQFIKEMDVDIFVGGVKERPIAYKLGVGFCDHNHERKEALEGFAGMLNFAREVHRTVTSPVWRFTPRRRGSVARTMRKEAVS, encoded by the coding sequence ATGCAACCCGTCATCTTCGAACAGCGCACCGACCAAATCAGGCGCACGGCCACGGGCGAGGACTTCGCCATCGCCTGCAACCGCGATTCCCTGGCCGGGGCCGTGTCGCAGCGCGCCTGCGTGTTCTGCGGCAGCCGCGTGGTGCTCTATCCCATCGCCGACGCCCTGCACCTGGTGCACGGTCCCATCGGCTGCGCGGCCTACACCTGGGACATCCGGGGGGCGCTGTCCTCCGGCCCGGAACTGCACCGTCTCTCCTTCTCCACGGACCTGCGCGAGAAGGACGTCATCTTCGGCGGCGAGAAAAAGCTCGAAGCCGCGCTGAACGAACTCATCGACCGCCACGAGCCCAAGGCCGCCTTCGTCTATTCCACCTGCATCGTGGGCATCATCGGCGACGACCTGCAGGCCGTGTGCAAGAAGGTCGCGGCCCAAAAAGGCATCCCCGTCATCCCGGTCATGTCCGAGGGCTTCAAGGGCAACAAGCGCGCGGGCTACGAGGCCGCCTGCCAGGCCATGATGCGCCTCGTGGGCACGGGCGACGTCTCGGGCATTCCGCCCATGTCCATCAACATCCTGGGCGACTTCAATCTCGCGGGCGAGATTTGGATCATCAAGGAGTACTACGAGCGCATGGGCGTGCGGGTGGTGGCCACCATCACCGGCGACGGCCGGGTGGACGACCTGCGGCGCGCCCATGGCGCGGCCCTGAACGTGGTGCAGTGTTCCGGCGCGACCATGGACCTGGCCAGGATGATGCAAAGCGAGCACGGCACGCCCTTCCTGCGCGCCTCCTACTTCGGCATCGAGGACATGTCCAAGGCGCTGTACGACGTGGCCCGCTTCTTCAAGGACCAGGACCCCGGCATGATGGAGCGCACGGCCGCCCTGGTGCAGGAGGAACTGGCCGTGCTCCTGCCCGAACTGAAAAAGATCCGCGCCGATCTCGAAGGCAGGACCGCCGCCATCTACGTGGGCGGAGCCTTCAAGGCCTTCTCCCTGGTCAAGAGCTTCCGCCACCTGGGCATGCGCGTGGCCGTGGTCGGTTCGCAAACCGGCACCGAGGAGGACTACAAGGAACTCGCGGCCATCACCGACGAGGGCACGATCATCGTGGACGACTCCAACCCCTTGGAATTGTCGCAGTTCATCAAGGAGATGGACGTGGACATCTTCGTGGGCGGGGTCAAGGAACGGCCCATCGCCTACAAGCTCGGCGTGGGCTTTTGCGACCACAACCACGAACGCAAGGAGGCCCTGGAAGGCTTTGCGGGCATGCTCAACTTCGCCCGCGAAGTGCACCGCACAGTCACGAGCCCGGTCTGGCGCTTCACCCCGCGCCGCAGGGGCTCGGTGGCCCGGACCATGCGCAAGGAGGCCGTGTCGTGA